From the genome of Agrobacterium vitis, one region includes:
- a CDS encoding transcriptional repressor TraM, whose amino-acid sequence MELEDAIVTNRVELRPLIGLTRGLPPADLEAITIDAIRTHRQLVEKADELFQALPETYKTGKEAGGPQHIRYIEASIEMHAQMSALNTLISILGFIPKVVVN is encoded by the coding sequence ATGGAACTGGAAGATGCAATCGTGACGAATAGGGTCGAGCTCCGCCCATTGATCGGGCTGACGCGTGGACTACCTCCGGCGGACCTGGAAGCAATCACGATCGATGCTATCCGGACACACCGGCAGTTGGTGGAAAAAGCCGATGAACTCTTCCAGGCTCTCCCGGAGACTTACAAAACCGGAAAAGAAGCTGGCGGCCCACAGCATATTCGATACATTGAAGCGAGCATCGAAATGCATGCGCAGATGAGCGCCCTGAACACGCTGATCAGTATTCTTGGCTTCATTCCCAAGGTCGTCGTTAACTGA
- a CDS encoding antitoxin, with protein sequence MSRLTIDITDQQHQNLKATAALQGKTIKQYALERLFPGDADGEVAWQQLKSLLSDRIGESLAGKVSTRSVSEVLDEELAKDSRG encoded by the coding sequence ATGAGCCGACTGACAATCGATATTACCGACCAGCAGCATCAAAATCTGAAGGCCACTGCCGCTTTACAGGGAAAGACGATCAAGCAATATGCGCTGGAACGCCTGTTTCCCGGGGACGCGGATGGTGAAGTGGCATGGCAGCAGTTGAAATCGCTGCTGAGCGATCGCATCGGTGAAAGTCTGGCGGGAAAAGTGTCCACCCGTAGCGTAAGCGAGGTTCTTGACGAGGAACTGGCCAAGGATAGCCGCGGTTGA
- a CDS encoding type II toxin-antitoxin system RelE/ParE family toxin, whose protein sequence is MTTTYVLANGAEADLRGIIRYTRKQWSDAQVRRYITRLEQGFARLASGQPPFRDLGELYPTLRMVHCEHHYVFCLPRDNEPALIVGIFHERMDLMTRLSERLGMTTT, encoded by the coding sequence TTGACCACAACCTATGTTCTGGCGAATGGCGCGGAAGCGGACCTGCGCGGAATCATTCGCTACACGCGCAAACAATGGAGCGATGCGCAGGTGCGCCGATACATTACCAGGCTAGAGCAAGGTTTTGCCCGGCTTGCCTCGGGGCAACCACCGTTCAGAGACTTGGGCGAGCTTTATCCGACGCTCCGCATGGTCCATTGCGAGCACCACTACGTCTTCTGCCTGCCGCGCGACAACGAGCCCGCGCTGATTGTCGGCATTTTCCATGAGCGCATGGACCTGATGACGAGGTTGAGCGAAAGGCTGGGGATGACCACCACGTAA
- a CDS encoding TraH family protein has translation MVDAALIKECSDPGLKPAIVEQFIERAGAPDPLAVTVRSGNRLVLVPRPKTAEEALALIGDNLGRNTVRVGITQYPAGLGIVEAGQMKPDLVDACENIRMGTALFAKVYRIVTKWYGNPTERQVLPQVFDDAIIAWQTGYFEGTAVFRAEDPGKMKLADPGPVKKDGAEPATNEAPAGDGSENAKQDDAPSDPNTSDIRIDLSGIGARKP, from the coding sequence ATGGTCGATGCCGCCCTCATCAAAGAATGCAGCGATCCCGGCCTGAAGCCGGCGATCGTAGAACAGTTCATCGAGCGGGCAGGGGCACCGGACCCGCTCGCAGTCACGGTCCGCTCCGGAAACCGCCTCGTACTGGTGCCCAGGCCGAAGACGGCGGAGGAAGCGTTGGCGCTGATCGGAGACAACCTCGGTCGCAACACCGTTCGCGTCGGGATCACACAATACCCTGCCGGGCTCGGCATCGTAGAGGCGGGCCAGATGAAGCCGGACCTGGTCGATGCTTGCGAGAACATCCGCATGGGCACGGCACTCTTCGCCAAGGTCTATCGGATTGTCACGAAATGGTATGGCAATCCGACCGAGAGGCAAGTCCTACCGCAAGTGTTCGACGACGCGATCATTGCCTGGCAGACGGGATACTTCGAAGGAACGGCGGTGTTTCGAGCGGAAGATCCAGGAAAGATGAAACTCGCCGATCCTGGGCCTGTGAAAAAGGACGGAGCTGAACCGGCCACCAATGAGGCTCCGGCCGGTGACGGCTCCGAAAACGCAAAACAGGACGACGCTCCGTCCGATCCAAACACTTCCGACATTCGCATCGATCTGTCGGGGATTGGCGCTCGAAAACCATAG
- a CDS encoding conjugal transfer protein TraB, which yields MLIAVSVACGGIAWSGHVLTLPVAVLFPALWAMSPSRLTAVLVSAGYFLAASRGLPQGVANFYGADLWPGLLLWTAASLSFAGVHAALWKGQPEGMYTGEGRSGMAMAARYLAAAVLMGLPPLGITGWAHPLIAAGVLFPGWGWWGLVAMTAGLAMMTSRYWPAATIVLGGLWLWSAATWTSPNLPEGWKGVDLEQGEKLGRDGSLDYHRDLIATVLAAASVKTRFIVLPESALGFWTPTVARFWSQGLQGSELTVIAGAAVIDPGGYDNVMVTVSADEARILYRERMPVPVSMWQPWRAWTGQGGGARANLFGNPVVQSDGQKLAALICYEQLLLWPVLQSMLHSPSAIIAPGNGWWTAGTSIVAIQNVSVMAWAKLFGLPVVTAFNR from the coding sequence CTGCTCATCGCCGTATCTGTCGCTTGCGGCGGGATTGCCTGGAGTGGTCATGTCCTGACCCTTCCGGTCGCTGTGTTGTTTCCGGCGCTATGGGCGATGTCGCCGTCGCGGCTGACGGCGGTGCTGGTGTCGGCCGGATATTTTCTGGCTGCGTCGCGTGGGCTGCCGCAGGGCGTCGCCAACTTCTATGGCGCCGATCTCTGGCCGGGGCTTCTGCTCTGGACAGCTGCTTCGCTCTCCTTCGCCGGGGTGCATGCGGCGCTCTGGAAGGGGCAACCGGAAGGGATGTACACGGGGGAAGGTCGATCGGGAATGGCAATGGCGGCACGCTATCTGGCGGCGGCGGTGCTCATGGGACTGCCGCCCCTCGGCATAACCGGCTGGGCACATCCGCTCATCGCTGCAGGTGTGCTCTTTCCGGGATGGGGATGGTGGGGGCTGGTCGCGATGACAGCCGGCCTCGCGATGATGACATCGCGATATTGGCCGGCTGCCACCATCGTCCTGGGAGGATTGTGGCTCTGGTCCGCCGCTACGTGGACTTCGCCGAATCTACCCGAGGGATGGAAGGGCGTCGACCTCGAACAAGGTGAGAAACTCGGACGCGACGGCTCGCTCGACTATCACCGTGACCTGATCGCAACGGTGCTCGCGGCGGCATCAGTGAAAACCCGGTTCATCGTTCTTCCCGAAAGCGCACTCGGTTTCTGGACACCGACCGTCGCGAGGTTTTGGAGCCAAGGCTTGCAAGGCTCGGAGCTCACTGTGATCGCTGGCGCGGCCGTCATCGATCCGGGCGGCTACGACAATGTCATGGTGACGGTCTCGGCTGACGAAGCTCGAATTCTCTATCGTGAACGCATGCCCGTCCCGGTGTCCATGTGGCAGCCATGGCGGGCCTGGACCGGGCAGGGCGGTGGAGCCCGCGCCAACCTCTTTGGCAATCCAGTTGTGCAAAGCGACGGCCAGAAGCTCGCCGCGCTGATCTGCTACGAGCAGCTCCTCCTCTGGCCGGTCCTGCAGTCGATGCTGCATTCCCCCAGCGCAATCATTGCCCCGGGCAACGGATGGTGGACCGCGGGAACCTCGATCGTCGCCATTCAAAACGTGAGCGTGATGGCCTGGGCAAAACTGTTCGGACTGCCCGTCGTCACGGCTTTCAACAGATAA
- the traF gene encoding conjugative transfer signal peptidase TraF — protein MRRRLLLFLAGLGGMIAALAAIAYFGGFRLNLTPSEPLGLWRIMALQRPVEVGDLVFICPPPTASFEEARRRGYVRRGLCPGGFAPLIKTVAALPGQHIEIGVNVTVDGRPLASSKVRTSDGEGRPITPFKTGIVPLRNLFLHSSFASSYDSRYFGPVPDTGLLGLAWPVLTFNP, from the coding sequence ATGAGGCGGCGGCTTCTCCTGTTCCTGGCCGGCCTGGGCGGGATGATCGCCGCTCTGGCGGCAATCGCATACTTCGGCGGCTTTCGATTGAACCTGACGCCGAGCGAGCCGCTTGGGCTCTGGCGTATCATGGCCCTGCAGCGTCCGGTCGAGGTCGGCGATCTCGTGTTCATCTGCCCACCGCCGACCGCGTCATTCGAGGAGGCACGCCGCCGCGGCTATGTCAGGCGTGGCCTCTGCCCCGGTGGGTTTGCGCCGCTTATCAAGACAGTGGCGGCACTTCCCGGACAGCACATCGAAATCGGCGTGAATGTCACTGTCGACGGCAGGCCTCTTGCCTCATCGAAGGTTCGAACGAGCGATGGCGAGGGCAGGCCAATCACACCGTTCAAGACCGGCATCGTGCCACTGAGAAATCTGTTTCTTCACTCATCCTTTGCGAGCTCCTATGATAGTCGGTATTTTGGACCGGTTCCCGACACGGGCCTTCTCGGCCTGGCGTGGCCGGTCCTCACGTTCAATCCATAA